A single window of Salvia splendens isolate huo1 chromosome 8, SspV2, whole genome shotgun sequence DNA harbors:
- the LOC121742942 gene encoding 40S ribosomal protein S25-2 — MAPKKDKAPPPSSKPAKSGGGKQKKKKWSKGKQKEKVNNMVLFDKGTYDKLLTEAPKYKLITPSVLSDRLRISGSLARKAIRELMARGLIRMVSAHASQQIYTRATNT; from the exons ATG GCGCCGAAGAAGGATAAGGCTCCCCCGCCGTCATCGAAGCCAGCGAAGTCCGGCGGAGGCAAGCAAAAGAAGAAG AAGTGGAGCAAGGGAAAGCAAAAGGAAAAGGTGAACAACATGGTTTTGTTCGACAAGGGTACGTACGACAAGCTGCTGACGGAGGCCCCCAAGTACAAGCTCATCACCCCCTCCGTTCTCTCAGATCGTCTCAGG ATTAGTGGATCCCTTGCAAGGAAGGCCATCAGAGAATTGATGGCAAGAGGTTTGATCAGAATGGTCTCTGCTCATGCAAGCCAGCAGATTTACACCAGGGCAACCAACACCTAG